A stretch of the Panthera uncia isolate 11264 chromosome D1, Puncia_PCG_1.0, whole genome shotgun sequence genome encodes the following:
- the LOC125913842 gene encoding olfactory receptor 51I2, whose protein sequence is MGLFNVTHPASFLLTGIPGLESSHAWLAGPLCVMYAVALGGNTVILQAVRVEPSLHEPMYYFLSMLSFSDVAMSMATLPTVLRTFCLNARNIAFDACLIQMFLIHSFSMMESGILLAMSFDRYVAICDPLRYAAVLTNEVIAGIGIAVAARSFITLFPLLFLFKRLPICRSNALSHSYCLHPDMMKLACADITINSIYGLFVLVSTFGMDMFLIFLSYVLILHSVMAIASREERLKVLNTCVSHILAVLVFYVPMIGVSTVHRFGKHAPRYVHVLMSNVYLFVPPVLNPLIYSAKTKEIRRTIVRMFRRMKT, encoded by the coding sequence ATGGGActgttcaatgtcactcatcctgcttccttcctcctgacCGGCATCCCTGGGCTGGAGAGCTCTCATGCCTGGCTAGCAGGGCCCCTCTGTGTCATGTATGCTGTGGCCCTCGGAGGCAACACTGTGATCCTGCAGGCCGTGCGAGTGGAGCCCAGCCTCCATGAGCCCATGTACTACTTCCTGTCCATGCTGTCCTTCAGTGACGTGGCCATGTCCATGGCCACACTGCCCACCGTGCTCAGAACCTTCTGCCTCAATGCCCGCAACATTGCCTTCGATGCCTGCCTGATCCAGATGTTTCTCATCCATTCCTTCTCCATGATGGAGTCGGGCATTCTTCTGGCCATGAGCTttgaccgctatgtggccattTGTGATCCCTTGCGCTATGCTGCCGTGCTCACCAATGAAGTCATTGCCGGAATAGGCATAGCTGTGGCTGCTCGGAGCTTCAtcaccctctttccccttctcttcctcttcaagAGGCTGCCTATCTGCAGATCCAATGCTCTTTCCCACTCCTACTGCCTTCACCCAGACATGATGAAGCTGGCCTGTGCTGATATCACTATCAACAGCATCTATGGACTCTTTGTTCTTGTATCCACCTTTGGCATGGACATGTTTCTTATCTTCCTCTCCTATGTGCTCATTCTGCACTCGGTCATGGCCATCGCTTCCCGAGAGGAACGCCTGAAAGTTCTCAACACATGCGTGTCACATATCTTGGCTGTACTTGTGTTTTACGTGCCGATGATAGGGGTCTCCACAGTGCACCGCTTTGGGAAGCATGCCCCACGCTATGTACATGTCCTCATGTCCAATGTTTACCTCTTTGTACCTCCTGTGCTCAACCCTCTCATTTACAGCGCCAAGACAAAGGAGATCCGCCGAACCATTGTCCGTATGTTTCGGCGCATGAAAACATGA
- the LOC125913826 gene encoding olfactory receptor 51I2-like produces the protein MGLFNVTHPASFLLTGIPGLESSHAWLAGPLCVMYAVALGGNTVILQAVRVEPSLHEPMYYFLSMLSFSDVAMSMATLPTVLRTFCLNARNIAFDACLIQMFLIHSFSMMESGILLAMSFDRYVAICDPLRYAAVLTNEVIAGIGIAVAARSFIILLPLLFLFKRLPICRSNVLSHSYCLHPDMMKLACADITINSIYGFFVLVSTFGMDMFLIFLSYVLILHSVMAIASREERLKVLNTCVSHILAVLVFYVPMIGVSTVHRFGKHAPRYVHVLMSNVYLFVPPVLNPLIYSAKTKEIRRTIVRMFRRMKT, from the coding sequence ATGGGActgttcaatgtcactcatcctgcttccttcctcctgacCGGCATCCCTGGGCTGGAGAGCTCTCATGCCTGGCTAGCAGGGCCCCTCTGTGTCATGTATGCTGTGGCCCTCGGAGGCAACACTGTGATCCTGCAGGCCGTGCGAGTGGAGCCCAGCCTCCATGAGCCCATGTACTACTTCCTGTCCATGCTGTCCTTCAGTGACGTGGCCATGTCCATGGCCACACTGCCCACCGTGCTCAGAACCTTCTGCCTCAATGCCCGCAACATTGCCTTCGATGCCTGCCTGATCCAGATgtttctcattcattccttctccATGATGGAGTCGGGCATTCTTCTGGCCATGAGCTttgaccgctatgtggccattTGTGATCCCTTACGCTATGCTGCCGTGCTCACCAATGAAGTCATTGCCGGAATAGGCATAGCTGTGGCTGCTCGGAGCTTCAtcatcctccttccccttctcttcctcttcaagAGGCTGCCTATCTGCAGATCCAATGTTCTTTCCCATTCCTACTGCCTTCACCCAGACATGATGAAGCTGGCCTGTGCTGATATCACTATCAACAGCATCTATGGATTCTTTGTTCTTGTATCCACCTTTGGCATGGACATGTTTCTTATCTTCCTCTCCTATGTGCTCATTCTGCACTCGGTCATGGCCATCGCTTCCCGAGAGGAACGCCTGAAAGTTCTCAACACATGCGTGTCACATATCTTGGCTGTACTTGTGTTTTACGTGCCGATGATAGGGGTCTCCACAGTGCACCGCTTTGGGAAGCATGCCCCACGCTATGTACATGTCCTCATGTCCAATGTTTACCTCTTTGTACCTCCTGTGCTCAACCCTCTCATTTACAGCGCCAAGACAAAGGAGATCCGCCGAACCATTGTCCGTATGTTTCGGCGCATGAAAACATGA